ATGTAGACGAAGGGAGAGCCGCTGATGTACGCGAACATCCCCGCCTGCGCGAGCGCCGCCGCCAGGGCGTTGCCCATGAAGTCCGGGGCCCGCGCGATGCGCGCCATGGCCTGGAACGGCTGGGACCTTCCGCGCCCCGCTGGCGCCGTCTCCGGGAGGATGGCGAACACCGCCCCCAGCGCGAGGACGCCGATGACCGCGTGGCTTCCGAAGATGGCGCGCCACCCGGCCACGCGCAGCACCCAGCCGCCCAGCAGCGGCGCCAGGATGGGCGCGAGCCCCATCACCAACACCAGCCGCGACATCATCCGCGCCGCCGCCGCCCCTGAGTGCAGGTCCCTCACGACGGCCCTGGACGTCACCATCCCCACCGAGCCGCCCAGCGCCTGCACGAACCGGCACCCCGCCAGCACCCCCGCGGAGGGAGCGAGCGCGCAGCCCAGCGACCCCAGCACGTACAGCAGCAGGCCCACGTAGAGCGGCTTCGTGCGGCCGAACCGGTCGCTCACCGGGCCCGCGAAGAGCTGCCCCACCGCGAGCCCCGCGAAGAACGTCGCCAGCGTGCGCTCCACCTCGCCCGCGCTCGCGCGCAGCGACTCGCCGATGGATGGGAACGCCGGCAGGTACATGTCGATGGACAGCGGCCCGAACGCGATGAGCGCGCCCAGCAGGAGGATCAACCGGGCGCCCTCCGTGGAGCGGAACGGTTTGGGCGTGGCGGTCGTCATCGGGCGGTCCTTGGCTTCGGCTGCTTCCGGGCGCGGGCCGGGGGTTCGCTCGGGACGATGAGCGCGCGGATGAGCTGGCGCAGGACGGCCGCGTCCTCGCCGGGGGCATAGGTGGCGCCGCCCACGTGGGCGTTGAAGCAGCGGGCCTCCAGCGCGCCGCAGAGGGCCTCGGCCACGACCTTCGGCGCGGCCAGTTCCACCCGTCTGGAGCGCTTCGCCCGGGTGAGCCACACGGTCAGTCCCTCGCGCAGCGCCACGGGCGGTGGCGTCTTCGCCCGGAGGGCCCGCGCTCCGCCCAGCTCCGAGTAGTGGAGCACGAACAGCCACGGCACCAGCCGGCGCAGGAAGTCCCGGTGGTGCAGCAGCGCCTCCAGGAGCTGGTCCTCCACGGAGGTGTCCGGGCGCGGGCCCGGCTCCAGCAGCGCCAGCGCGGTGGGGGGCATGGGCCGGAGCGCTCGCAACATCAGCGCCTCCTTCGTGCCCACCCGGTGCAGCAGCGCCGCCTGGGAGATGCCCAGCCGCTTCGCGATGTCCTGCAACGGCGCCGACGGGCCCTGCGCCAGGAACACGGCGCGGGCGGCCTCATCAATCTCCGGGTCGAGGACTCGCTGGGGACGGGACATGGGCGGACGGGGTTAGTTACTGACGGGTAGGTAATGAATCCACGCCGTCCGCGCAAGCGGCTTCGGGGCCTGGCCGCTCCTGTTTCTTTCAGGGGTTCGGGGGTGGCATGCCGACGCGGGACGGTGGTGACAGACGCCGCGAGCGTCCGTCGCCACCCGGTCCGCGAACGGTCAGATGCGGCCGGCCCGGAGCTCGCCCACCAGGTGCGCGCAGGCCCGCACGGTGAGGGCCATCATGGTCAGGGTGGGGTTCTGGGGGCCCTGTGACGGGAAGCAGGAGCCGTCCATGACGTAGAGGTTGGGCACGTCCCAGCTCTGGTTGTAGGGGTTGAGCACGGACGTCTTGGGGTCCCTGCCCATGCGCGCGGTGCCCACCTCGTGGATGGCCATGCCCGGCGTGGAGAGCGTCTTGTTGATCTTCTCCACCGTGCAGCCGGCCTCCTCCAGCATCTCCTGGCACGAGGTGGCCGCGTCCTCCGTCATCTTCAGCTCGTTGTCGGAGTGACGGCACTCGATGTGCGCCGCGGGGATGCCCCAGCGGTCCTTCACCGTGGCGCTCAGCGTGACGCGGTTCTCCGGACGCGGGAGCATCTCCCCGAAGGGCACCAGGTGCATCTGGTCATCGAACGTGAACACCTGCACGCCGTAGCCGCGCGCGAAGGATGGGTCTCGCTCGGTGACGTTGCGGAACTGGGGGATGTACGCCCAGCCGTGCTCCTTCTGCTGCAGGTGCGAGGGCAGGCCCATGCGCGCCTCGATGCCCTGCAGATACATGTGGTCCATCAGGTGCCGGCCCACCAGCCCGGAGCTGTTCGCCAGCCCGTCCGGGAACGCCCGGTTTCGCGAGTGCAACAGCAACCGCGTGGATTCAATGGTGCCCGCGGACACGACCACCACCTTCGCGTGGACCTGCTCGGAGGTGCCGGTGTTCGCGTCGATGAAGGACACGCCCGTCACCCGGCCCGTGTTCGGGTCGTGGAGGACGTGGCTGGCGATGGCGTGCGAGCGCAGCGTCAGCCGGCCCGTCTTCTGCGCCGCGGGCAGCGTCACCGGCGCGTTCGCGGTCCGCCGGGCGACGACGTGGCGCTGGGGCCAGCGGGCCTTCACCTTCTCGCGCAGGCGGACCTCTCCGGGCGACAGCGGCGCGGGGCCGGAGAAGACGGAGTCCGGCAGCGTGTCCACGCCATCCGAGTTGCCGCGCAATCCCATCCACCGCTCGACGATTTCGTAGGATGGCGCCAGCTCCGCCAGCGACAGCGGCCAGTCCGGGCTGAGCCCATCCAGGCTGCCCGCGTGGAAGTTGAAGTCGGACAGCCGGTAGAACTGGCGGCCGTGGCTCTTCACGCTGGTCCGGCCGCCCACCTGCCGCGCGCGGATCCACGCGAACGGCGCGTCGTCCGGCGTGGTGTAGGGATTGTCCACGTCATCCACGAAGGCGTGCGGATGGAAGGGCCACGCGAAGCTCGTCGACTGCACGGACTGACGCGCCGTGCGACCCGCGTCCGACTCGATGCGGTAGCCCAACAGCTTCTGCTTCACGCGGTGCATCACGTGCAGCGCCTGGTCCGCCCGCGCGCTCCGGCCCGCCTCGAGCACCAGCACCCGCAGGCCCGCTTCCGTGAGTTGCTTGGCCGCCCAACCGCCGCAGGCACCCGAGCCCACCACCACCGCGTCATAGACGGTCTTCGACGTCTTCATGCCTGCTCACCTGGACGGTATTTCCGCCGCCGCTGACAAAGTATGTCTAAACTGTAAACCAGGAACCTGTTGGTGCCTATAGGGTGTAAGGGGCTGAAAGGTGCCAACACAAGCCTGGGCCGGTGGCTTCCGCCTCCGGGGCAGGTGGCTTTCTGTCGGAGAGGGTCGGACATGGCCGGTGTGCTGAGGCGGATTCGGTGGAGGCGGGTGCTGGGGGCGTTGGTGTTGCCGTGCGTGCTGGTGGCGTTGGGGCTGGCGGGCCGCGCGGCGTGGCGCTCGGAGCAGTACTTCCACTACCCGAGGCCGGCGGCGGTGCTGCCGGCGGACCTCGCCTCCGCGCGCGAGGTGACGCTGCGCACGGAGGACGGGGTGGAGCTGCGTGGCTGGTACGTGCCGTCGCGGAACAAGGCGGCGTGGGTGCTGGCGCATGGGCTGTCGCAGACGCGCATGGACCTGCTGCCGGAGGCGCGGGCGCTGCGCGACGCGGGGTATGGCGTGCTGCTGTTCGACCTGCGCGCGCATGGGCAGAGCGGGGGCGAGACGTCCACCTGGGGTGACCTGGAGCGCCGGGATGTGCGCGCGGCGCTGGAGTTCGTGCGGACCCAGCCGGAGGTGGACCCCGCGCGGGTGGGGGCGCTGGGGTTCTCCATTGGCTCGGCGGCGGTGGCGGAGGTGGCGGCGAAGGATCCGAAGGTGGCGGCGGTGGTGCTGCTGTCGCCGTTCAACACGCTGTGGCTGGCGGCGGCGTATGACTTCCGGCGCTTCGGCGTGGTGACGCAGACGGGGGCGCTGGTGCCCTTCTGGCGGAGGGGCATCGCGCTGGAGGAGGTGCGCACGATTGACGCGGTGGATCGGATCCAACCCCGGCCCCTGTTCATCGTCGCGGGGACGGAGGAGTCCGGGCAGCCGCTGCTGGATGAGTTGTTCGCGCACGTCGCGCCAGCGGCCCAGACGTGGCGCATCCCGGGGGCGTCCCACGGGAACTTCGCCGCGACGGCGCCGGAGGAGTATCCGCGCAGGCTGAGGGAGTTCGCGGACGCGGCGCTGAAGCCCGTGCCTGTCGCGCAGCCGGTGGTGGAGGTGCCGGCGGCGGAGAAGAAGGCTCCGGCGAAGAAGCCTTCACGGCGGACGAAGACGGGGGCGCGCTGAAGCTCACCGGAGGGACCCGGCGCACGCTCCCGGGGGGATGTGGCGTGGCCTGCGACTTCTTGGAGGGTCGGTCCTTGGGCCGCGGGCTCGGAGGCTCGCGCGCCGCACCCAGACGGGGGTCGCGGCTTCGCGCTTCGTGAAGCGGGCCCACCCGTGGGTCGTAGGCCCGGAGCCTCGCGCTAACTCGGAGCGGGTGTCGCGTCTTCGAGCTTCGCGAGCTGGTCCAGATACATGCGGCCCTTCACGGGGTCCGTCATGTGGAGGAAGGCCGCCATGCCCTTGAGCTGCTCCAGCGACTCACCCTCGCGGCCCGGCTTGCCCTTCTGCCGGTTGTGGATGGCCGCGCGCAGGCGGCGCACCACGTCGCGGGGGACTCGCGCGGCGGGCGTGCCTTCCTTCGCCTCATTCACCACGAGCCCCGTCACGCGCTGACGGCTGCCCTTGCGGGCCACGCGCGTCTTGTCCGGGTGCACCGTGAAGCCCTCCGCCTCCACCACGTCCTTCACCCGCGCGAGCAGCACCGCCACCGGAGCGCCCTGGGCCCGGCGCGCCTTGGGTGCCTTCGCCTTCGTCCAGGAGAACGTCAGGTCGTCCGCGTAGCGCGTGTACGTGAAGCCCAGCTTGCGCGACAGCGCCGACAGCCGCTTGTCCATCCGCAGGCACAGCGCGTTGGTGATGCCCGGGGAGGTGGGCGCGCCCTGCGGCAGCGCTCGGGGGCCCTTCGCCACGTGCAGCGTCTTGCCCCGGAAGGAGAGCAGCTCGCGCGGCGCCTCGGTGGACATCAGCGCCAGCAGCGTGGACGTGCCCTCCGGCAGGCCGCCCTTGCGCAGCAGGCCCTTCACGCGCCGCCACGTCACGGTGGGGAAGAAGTCCTTCAGGTCCACCTTCACCACCACGTCCGCGCCCTGGTGCGCCAGCGCGTTGGTGAGGATGGAGCGCCCCGCCACGAAGCCGTGCGCCGCGCCGTGCACCGGCAGCCGCTCCACGACGTTGGAGAGCACCCAGCGCTGCGCTTCCTTCAGCTCCGGCTTGGGCGAGGTGATGGTGCGCTCGCCGCCCGTGCGCTTGGGGATGCGCCAGCTCACGTAGTTGGAGCCCGTGTCCACGTCGCGGTGGAACGCGAAGCCGCGCAGCTTGGACACGCTCAGGCCCAGCGCCTTCGCCAGCTCCTCCGCCGTGTTCAGCGTCGGCAGGCCGTTCTGGCGCGCGCGCTCCTCGCGGTGCTCCAGGTCGAACTTGTCCGGGCCGGCGTCCTCGCGCCAGTGGATGCCCACGCCCAGGTGGTTCACGTGCGTGGCCTTCCACGCCTCGTGGGCCTGGCGCTCCAGCGCGCGGCGCTCCACGGCCTCCGCCTTCTTCTTCTCCTTCCAGGCCGTCTTCTCCTTCTCCTTCAGGGAGGAGAAGTCGACCTCGTCCGCGAGCGCGCCCTTCGCCACGAGCTGCGCGCGCACCCACTCCTCGGTGCCGCCAGCGTCGGTGATGGCCTTCCAGCGCGTGAGCAGGACGTCGTGCGCGGCCTTGCGGGCCTCTCGCTTCGACGCGGTGTTGGGGGCGGCGGGCGCGACTTCGGGCGCTGCCTGCGGCGGGGCGGCGGGGACGAACGACTCCAGCTTGGCGGTCATCGAGGCACCTTCGACGGGCGCGGCGGCTCAGGAGGGGCGACGGACGGAATCGAGCGGTCGAGGGAGGCCAGGAAGGCACCACCAGCTCACCTGGGGCACGGTAGCCTCACCGGCTCTCCCCTCCCGAGCACTACCGTCGGGGTGGGAAAACGGCGGTTGCGTCGTTGGTTCCGCTTCCCGCCCCGACGGTAGTGCTCGGGAGGGAGAGAGCCAAGAACAGGCTACCTTGCGGAGAGTGTCCAGCATTCCAACCAGAGCGGCGCAACGCCGCTCCCGCGCTCGAGGCGCTGAGGCTGATGCGGTCCAGACCTCTCTCGACCACTCGCAATTCGTGTTTCGTCCGTCGCACCCATCCTTCCAGCCGCCCCGTCGGCGGCCGGGCCGTTGTTAGAGGGTTTACACCAGAGTCGAGGCCGCGTCGATGTAGCCGTCCGCGGTCAATTTCTCCAAACGGCTGAAGTACGCCGTCCGGGCTTCCGTGTCCGAGTCGAACCACAGGCGCTGGTGGCGCGAATCGCCCAGGCGCGGGCCCCACGTGAGGGCCACCACCTTGCCGTCCAGCGAGACGCGGTACACCTGCTCCAGCCCCGTCGCCGGGTCGCGGCGCACGTACGCCCGCGTCTCGGCGCGGATGAGCTTGCGGCCCTCCGGCGTCTGCCGCAGCGCCTCCTCCTCCACGCGGCGGCGCGCGTACACCAGGCGCAGCGCGAGCATGTGCTCGCAGGGGCCTTCGCGCAGCCCGGAGCGGCGGAAGTGCGGGCAGCCGCAGCCCGCGTCCTTCACGCGGCCCTCCAGGTCCAGCGTGAAGCTGGGGAAGAAGCTGCGCACCGCCTCGCGGTCCACCACCTCGCCCTGGATGCGCATGCCCTCGCCCACCAGGTCGTGCACCTGGGTGAGCTTCACTTCGCCCGCGCCCGGGCCGCCGTCGCCCAGCAGGCGGTGGGCGCGCGCCTCACGCTCGTTGCCGTAGCGCAGCGCGGCCTCGTCCACCGGGGTGGGCATCAGCTCGCGTGGGCGGTAGGTGCCGCGCGCCACGTCGAAGAGGACGCGGCCCCGCAGGCACTCCAACTGGAGCGCGGCCCGCACCTGGTCCTTCGGCGCCCCGGCGTCCTTCGCCAGCACGTCGAACCCGAGCGGGCCGTCCTTGCGCAGGCGCAGGCGCAGCGCCTCCGCCAGGCCCTCCGGCACGTCGCGCGGCATCAGCGAGTCGAAGGCGGCGGCGCTGGACCAGCCGCTCTCCGTCCAGCCCGTGAGTCCCAGCGTCAGCGTGGCGTGGCCCAGGTCGATGACCCAGAACACCGGCAGGCCCGGCCCCAGCAACTGCACGTGCACGCTCTTCGCGTGGGGCAGCAGGCGCGCGAGCGCGGCGAGGCGCTGACGCCCGAAGGTGCGCACCACCGCCGGCGCGCTGCCGGTGTACGCGCCGCCGTGGCACTCCAGCACCTGCTCCCAGGGCTCCAGCACCAGCCGGGGCGGGGCGCCGGGGACCAGCTCGAAGCGCAGCGCGCGGGGCGCCTTCTTCGAACGGCGCGTGCGCAGCGCGAAGAGCAGGTTGTAGAGGTCGATGGGCGCGATGGAGCAGGTCGTCGCCGGCAGCGTCGCCGCCGACTGCACCTGGAGGAAGCCGCGCAGCCACGCGTGGGGCACCTCCACCGTGCGCGGCGCGCGGGGCTCCGCGGCGGCCGCCTTCGCGGACGGGGCGACGTGGGCCTCCAGCGCCACCGGGGCGTAGGCGCGCAGGCGGTCCAGCCGGGCGGGCAGCTCCGGCGGGACGTCCAGGAAGGTGGAGCCGTGCGCGGCCTCGCGCTTGTCGAAGAGGCTGTTGTCGAAGGCCAGGCGCGCGTAGGCGCTCTCGTCTCGGGAGAAGACCTCCAGGGACACCTGGTCCGGATCCACCGTGAGCACGGGGTCCAGCACCGCGTCCTTCTTCTCCTCGCCCTCCAGCGCGCTGTCGAGGAAGGCCTTCTGGGCCTCCCAGATTTGGGCGCTGGCGCGCTTGCCCTGCTTCATCAGGTACGCGAGGTACGCGGTGCGGTCGCGGCCCCGGTAGCGCAGGTCGCTGGACAGCACGGCGAAGGCGGCGGCCAGCGCGTCGCGGAAGAGGGTGGGGTCCTTCACCTGTCCGCTGACGCCCACGGTGCCGCGCGACCCCTCCAGGGCCAGCTGCACGCGCGAGGCGTCCGGCGTGACGACCACGTCGCTCTGCGCCGTGTAGCTCAGCGCGACGGGATGACGTGCGGTTGCGGTGCTCACTGTTGACCTTCCTTCCGGGCGCGCTCAGCGGCCCGGCGTGCACGTTTGTGGGCGCGGTAGGCCGCCTTGCGCAGCTCCACCGATTGCGACTTGTCGAAGGCCGCCGTCTTCAGCAGCGCCGCGGCCTCGTCACCGCCCAGCCGTCCCAGCGCGGCCCACGCGTCCTGGCGAATCTCCGGCTTCGCGTCGGCGGCCACGGGCTTGAGCGGCTCCAGGTCCTTCTTCGCGAGCAGCGCGGGCACCGCGAGCCTGCGGGCCTCGCTGGCCGTGAGGGCGCCCGGCGCCACCTGCGCGCCCGTGGGCCCCAGCGCCACCGGGTCGAAGGGCTTCACCTCCAGCGCCCACGCGGAGGCCTGACCGGGCACCAGCGCGGCCAGCACCGCCGCGGCGGCGGAGCGCACGGCGGCGTCCGGGTCCCCGAGCGCGGTGCGCAGCGCCGGGGCCTCGCCCGTCGCCTTCATCCGTCCCAGCACCCGCGCCGCCTCCTGGCGCACGGCCGCGGGGGCGTGGGCTTCGCCCTGGCGGAGCAGCTCCGAGGACGTCGCCACCAGCTCCTTCGCGCCCAGCCGCGAGCCCGCCCAGAGCAGCCGCTCCCACGCGGCGGCCAGCGGCTCGCGCTTCGGCTGCGGCGTGGTGGCCCAGGCGGTGGCGGTGCGCCGCTCCGCGGCCACGACCGCGCGAACGAGGCCCGTGGTGTCCACGGCGCCCGCGTCCCGCGCATCACCCGTCCAGGTGCCCACGAGCCGCGCGGCCTCCTCGCGGGCCTCCGGCTTGTCGTGGCCGAACAGGGCGATGACCTCCGGCAGGGGCAGCGCGCCCCTCCGGGCCAGACCCCGCCGCAGCCGGAGCCGCAGCTCCGCGTTCTCCAGCGTGGCCAGCCGGGGCACGAGCAGCGCCGGGTCGCCTTCGCTGGCGAGGTAGGTGGCGGCGGGCTCGGAGATGTCCTCGTGCTCGCTCTGCACCGCCAGGAACTCCACCCGCGTGCGCTCCTTCGGGAAGAGCACGTCCAGCGCCTTGCGCGCGACCTCGCGCAGGTCGTCGTCCTCATCGTTCAGCGCGGCGGCCAGCGCGGCCTCGGCGGCCGGGTCCCCGAACTTGCCCAGCTCCTCCGCCACCGTGCGGCGCACGTCGTCGTCCGTCTCGATGTCGGCGAGCAGCGCCTCCAGCTTCACCCGGGCGCGCTCTCCGCCCAGGGCGCGCAGGCCGCGCACGGCGGCCTGCTGGCGCCGGAAGTGGTTGCCCTCGACGGCGGTGGCTTCCACCTTCTCCTCGACGCGGCGGCGCTCTTCACCCTCGGGCATCCGGTGGGCGAGCCGGCCCAGCGCCTCGATGGCGGCCTGCACCATGTCCTCTTCCGCGGGAGCGTCCGGGGTGCCGCCGTTGGCCACCGTCTCCAGCTCGGAGAGCGCGCGCACGTCACCCAGGGTGCCCAGCGCGAGCAGGGCCCGGCCGCGCTCGTGCGGCTCACCGGCGCGCGCGTACAGCAGCAGGGGGCGCAGGGCGCTGACGCCGCGCCGGTGCGCGACGCCTTCCGCCGCGGGCAGCATCAGCTCACGGGCCCCGGCGCGGAGGATCTCCTCCAGCGGCTCCACGGCCGCGCCCTGCTCCACCACGCGCTTCGAGTAGCGCTCCACCGCCTCCGCGCGCACGGTGACGTCGCGGTCGGTGAAGAGCTGCACGAGCAGCGCGTCCTGGCCTTCGTTCTTGCCGTGCTCCAGCTCCGCGGCGGCGGCCTTGCGGACCTCGGGGTCCTGGCTCCGCACCGCCACGCGCAGGAAGCGCACCGCGAGCGCCGCGTCGCGCTTCTTCAGCTCGCGCTCGCGCTCCTTGAGCTTCTCCTGCTCCGGCGGCCAGGTGAGCTGCATCGCGGCCGTCACGCAGGCGAGGCGCACGCTGGGGGCTTCGTCCTCCACGCTCTGGCGCGCGAGCACATCCAGCGCGTCCGCGCGGCGGGTGCGGCCCAGCGCGGCCACCAGCTTCGTGCGCTCGGGAATCTCCGTCGCCACCGTCAGGCGCTGGGCGAGCGCGGCCACGGCGGCGGACGTCCCCAGCCGCGCCAGGGCCTCCTGCGCCCGGCGCGCCACGGCCACCGTCTCCGAGCGCAGGAAGGTGCCCAGCACCTCCACCGCCCGGTCATCGCCGCGGAACGCGAGCAGCTCCGCGGCGCGCAGCCGCAGGTCCTCGTGCTCGCTGCCCATCGCGCGGCCCAGGGCCTCGGTGACGCGCGAGTCGTTGGCGCCCGCCAGCCGCTCGATGACCCCCACGCGCAGGTCCGCGTGCTCGCTGCCCAGCGCGGCCAGCAGCGGCTCCAGGCTGCCCGGCGGGCTCAGCTTCTCCAGCAGCTCGAAGGCGGACTTGCGCACCTCCGGCAGCGGCGAGTTCAGCGCCGCGGTCAAGCGCGGACGGGCCGCGTCGCCCCGCTCCGCCAGCTCCTCCAGGGCCGCGCGCGCCACGTCCTGCGCCAGCGAGGCCAGGGCCAGCGCCAGCGGCTCGTCGCTGCCGGCGGGGTACAGCTCCTTGAGGCCCGTGAGCGCGGCCCTGCGCACCAGCTGGTGCGGATCCTCCAGCGCGCGCAGGAGGGCGGCCACCGCGGCGGACGTGCCCGCGTAGCCTTCCTGGGTGAGCTTCACCACGCGGTCCACGGCGTCGCGGCGGACGCGGTGGCCTTCCTCGTCGCCCGCGGACACCTGCCGCAGCAGGCCCACGTAGGCGCCGAACGCCAGCCGGCGCAGGTGCTGCCGCTCCGCCTGCGTCGCCGCCTCCTGCGTCGCCGTGCCCTCGGCGGTTCCTTCCGAAGGCTTCACCGCGGAGAAGAGGCGGCGCAGCCAGCTCTTGCCCGTGGCGGACGCCGTGCCCTGCTTCTCCGGGGTGGACGGCTGCATCACGTGCGCGGCGCCTTCGGCCGTCTCGGGCTTCCAGGGCGCTTGCAGCGTGCGGGGGCGCGCGACCTTCTGCGCCTCGCGGAAGTAGTCCAGGGGCTTGTTGCGAAGCAGCAGCACCTGGGCCGCCGCGTAGCGCTGCTCCGGCTGTCCGCTGGAGAGCGCCTCCGCGAGCCCGACCATGCGCTTCGCCCGGTCGTCCTCCGCGGGCCAGTCCTTCATGTCGCCGGCCTTCTCCGGGCGCGGCGGCAGCAGCACCTCCACCAGGTGCGCGCGGTACGCCTCCGGCTCCGTGCGCAGCTCCAGCGTGCGCGCCGCGGCGTAGCGCACCTCCGGACGGCCGCTGGACAGCGCGCTCGTCAGCAGGTCCGGCGGCCCCCCCTCGCGGCTGGCGCGCAGGTCCCGCGCGAGCACGATGGCGAACACCATCTCCTGGACCTCGCGCGCGGAGTCCTCCAGGCCGTGCAGCAGGCCGCCGTCCCCTTCGGGTCCCAGCGCCGCGAAGGCGAGGATGGCGCCCAGGCGGATGGGGAGGTGCTCATGGCGCAGGTTGCCCGTGAGCACCGGCAGCGCGCGCACGTCGCCCAGGCGCGCCAGGCCGTCCGCGGCCCACGACCGCGCCGCGACCAGCGCATGGCCCAGCGCGTCCAGCAGCGCGCCCTCGTCGCCCCGGCGGCTCGCGGTGGCGAGGCCGCGCGCGCCCTGCTCCTGGAGCTCCGGCAGCTCGTGGGGCAGCAGCGTGGTGGCGTAGAAGCCCAGGAGGCGCCGCGAGCCCAGCGTGGCCAGCGCGCGCGCCGCGCGGATGCGCAGGGGGACGAGGAAGCCGGGCGGGTACATCCGCTCCAGGTCCTTGTCCGTGATGAGCCCGCGCAGGGGCTCGATGATGTCCTCCGCGCCGCGCGGGGCGAGCAGCTCCGCGGCCCGCACGCGCACCGGCAGCGTCGCCGCCGCGATGCCCGCGAGCAGCGGCCCGTTCTCCGCCGGGATGAGCTTGTCGAGCGCCTCCAGCGCCGCGACGGCCACCTCCAGGTGCTCGTCCTGCACGCGCTTGAGGAGCGCGGAGCGCAGGGGCTCCGCCGGGGCGTGCACGGCGCCCTTCGCGGCCCTCTCGCGCAGCGCGGGGTGCGTGGCGTTGAGCGCGGCCAGGTGCGGCTCCGGCTGCTCCTTGCCCGCGAGCTTCACCCACGCCTCGTACGCGGCGGTGGCGACGTTGACGTCGCGGTCCTCCACGGACTTCTTCAGGCGCTCCATCGCCCAGTCATCCGTGCCGCGCTGGGCGAGCACCTCCACCGCGCGGGTGCGCAGGTCCGGGAAGCGGCCCGCCAGCGCCCGGTCCAGCGCCTTCACCGGCTCCTGGTCGTTCCAGGCCCACAGCGTGCGGAAGGCCTCGCCGCGCACCTTGGCGGACTCGTCCTCCAGCGCGTCGCCCAGCAGGCCCTCCGCGCCCTCCGCCTTCGCGCCCAGCTTCACCAGCCGGTCCAGGCCGCGCACGCGCACGTCCTCGTGGCTGGAGCGCAGCGCGGCCTCCGCCGCGGACATGGGCGTGTCCGAGTCCAGCGCCACCACGGCGGACAGCGCCGCCGCGCGCACGTCCCCGTCCGCGTCGTCCAGCATCCACACCAGCCGCTCGCGGGCGCGCGGATCCTGCAGCGCCTGGAGCGCGCTGGCCGTCTCGCGGCGGATGGGGGCGTCGTCCTCGCGCGACAGCTGGAGCAGCGCGCCCAGCGCGCGTCCATCCCCCAGCTGCGCCAGCACGCGGGCCCCGCGCACCGCGGTGTCCGGCATGCGGCACGCCATGGCGGCCAGCAGCGGCTCCAGGTCGGCCTCCGTCAGCGCCGAGCCAGCGGAGGCCTTGCCGAAGAGCTGTTCGCGCGAGGCGGCCAGCTCCGCGTCGGTGGCGGACTTCGCCTCCGCGTCTCCGGACGCGCGCTTGGCCTGGAGGGTCAGCATGCGGGTCACTTCCCGCACCGTGCGAGCGAACTCCTCGTCCTTCGCCTCCAGCGTGGCGGCCAGCGCACGGCGCTCCAGCACGCGCACGGCGAAGGCCACGCGGCGCACGTCGCGGTCCGCGTCGTCCAGCGCGCGCGCCACCAGCGGCTGCAGGCGCGGGTCGGCCAGCAGACCCGCCCCCGACGCGCGCAGCAGCACCTCCACCTTGAGGGGCGCGGGACCACGCTCGAACGCGAGCTTCAGCGGCTCCGTGCTGCCCTTGGGGGACACCGTGGTGAGCGCGTCCAGCGCGGCCGTGCCCACGTCGTTCTGCGCGTCCGGCAGCTTCCCGGCGATGAGCCCCGGCACCAGCGGCGACGCGCTCCCCAGCTTCGCCAGACGGCGCAGGCCCTGCACGCGCATGTCCACGAAGCGCGAGTCCAGCGCCGCGCGGAACGCCGCGAGCGGCGACTCCGTCTCCAGCTTCT
This portion of the Corallococcus silvisoli genome encodes:
- a CDS encoding SWIM zinc finger family protein, which gives rise to MSTATARHPVALSYTAQSDVVVTPDASRVQLALEGSRGTVGVSGQVKDPTLFRDALAAAFAVLSSDLRYRGRDRTAYLAYLMKQGKRASAQIWEAQKAFLDSALEGEEKKDAVLDPVLTVDPDQVSLEVFSRDESAYARLAFDNSLFDKREAAHGSTFLDVPPELPARLDRLRAYAPVALEAHVAPSAKAAAAEPRAPRTVEVPHAWLRGFLQVQSAATLPATTCSIAPIDLYNLLFALRTRRSKKAPRALRFELVPGAPPRLVLEPWEQVLECHGGAYTGSAPAVVRTFGRQRLAALARLLPHAKSVHVQLLGPGLPVFWVIDLGHATLTLGLTGWTESGWSSAAAFDSLMPRDVPEGLAEALRLRLRKDGPLGFDVLAKDAGAPKDQVRAALQLECLRGRVLFDVARGTYRPRELMPTPVDEAALRYGNEREARAHRLLGDGGPGAGEVKLTQVHDLVGEGMRIQGEVVDREAVRSFFPSFTLDLEGRVKDAGCGCPHFRRSGLREGPCEHMLALRLVYARRRVEEEALRQTPEGRKLIRAETRAYVRRDPATGLEQVYRVSLDGKVVALTWGPRLGDSRHQRLWFDSDTEARTAYFSRLEKLTADGYIDAASTLV